One part of the Clostridium thermosuccinogenes genome encodes these proteins:
- a CDS encoding flagellar protein FlgN, which yields MQELVKELLEVLDAEKNIYDGLLNISKDKTKIIVEGKVDELDKITKMEQSAMLQMSKLEDKREKIINRIASITGEKPESLTVSKLIDYVDNEDGIKLRSMKDGITKVLTELKELNALNSKLIENSLEYINFSLNLFASVGVEDNNYNMGAEKLSNKGKNFLDFKV from the coding sequence TTGCAGGAATTGGTGAAAGAATTGCTGGAAGTTTTGGATGCTGAGAAAAACATATATGATGGATTGCTGAATATTTCGAAGGACAAGACAAAGATTATTGTAGAAGGCAAAGTGGATGAACTGGATAAGATTACAAAGATGGAACAGTCTGCCATGCTCCAGATGTCAAAATTAGAGGATAAAAGAGAGAAGATTATAAACCGTATAGCTTCAATTACAGGTGAAAAACCTGAGAGTCTTACGGTATCAAAGCTTATAGATTATGTTGACAATGAGGATGGAATCAAGCTTCGAAGCATGAAAGACGGCATCACGAAAGTTCTGACGGAATTGAAGGAACTGAATGCTTTAAATTCCAAACTGATCGAGAATTCATTGGAGTATATCAACTTTTCATTGAACCTGTTTGCCAGTGTTGGGGTGGAAGACAACAATTACAATATGGGAGCAGAAAAGCTGAGCAATAAAGGAAAGAACTTTTTGGACTTCAAGGTATAA
- a CDS encoding flagellar biosynthesis anti-sigma factor FlgM → MKIWGEIPKVTEIYGKQKSVGKVVKTHPAVSKEDVVAISNNAKDFQTAMKYIKEIPDIRQDKVNELIERYESGNYNVKGREIAERIVRSVFDKKA, encoded by the coding sequence ATGAAAATCTGGGGAGAGATCCCAAAGGTAACAGAGATTTACGGCAAGCAAAAAAGCGTAGGAAAAGTAGTTAAAACACACCCTGCAGTGTCAAAAGAGGACGTGGTGGCAATATCAAACAATGCAAAGGATTTCCAGACAGCTATGAAATATATAAAAGAAATTCCGGATATACGTCAGGATAAGGTAAATGAGCTGATAGAAAGATATGAGTCTGGAAATTACAATGTAAAAGGCAGGGAAATTGCTGAACGTATTGTTAGATCAGTTTTTGACAAAAAAGCGTAA
- a CDS encoding ATP-dependent RecD-like DNA helicase: MESYVTIEGTVEEIIFSNEANGYTVCDIKVDKDTITAVGYMPFVSAGETLKLSGKWVNHPDYGEQLKVEMYEKVLPKTTDDIERYLSSGIIKGVGPATARKIVDRFGEDALDIIQYNPERLSEIKGISLDKAIAIGQAFDEQRELRSVVMFFQQYGISPTYAAKIYKVFGENTINEIKTNPYRLADEVFGIGFKKADRIAMNLGIDPVSIYRIRSGIKYVLSQAAGAGHTYLPDEDLKKHASELLNVRLESIDDAMASLLLDKSVCVEREESFNRVYLSSFYNAEIGVSRRLAELSMVDFSGNLDGFEERIERIQKEEGIALADMQVTAIREALTGGVLVITGGPGTGKTTIIKSIIKLLSHEGYEIALAAPTGRAAKRMSEATGHEAKTIHRLLEIGYMGEETELVFLKNEENQLEADAVIIDEMSMVDVLLMNHLLKAIRPGTRLILVGDADQLPSVGAGNVLKDIIASKVIKTVRLTEIFRQAEESMITVNAHRINRGEYPFLNKKEKDFFFLPRNNADDILRTIVDLCIRRLPKTYGYDPMKHIQVLTPTRKGTVGVTNLNIELQKALNPPSKDKNEKIFRDYIFREGDKVMQIKNNYNLRWKKSSDPDIDGVGVFNGDAGIILKINNEEEFIEVLFEDDRVVEYDYSILDEIEPAFAVTVHKSQGSEFPVVIIPLYPGPQILMTRNLLYTAITRAKNLVILVGQESTLRDMINNERETLRYSGLKDKLENIFLGPQGVMDMLGHTRNIP; the protein is encoded by the coding sequence ATGGAATCATATGTTACAATTGAAGGGACTGTGGAGGAGATAATTTTCTCCAACGAGGCCAATGGATATACTGTTTGTGATATAAAAGTGGATAAGGATACTATAACTGCAGTTGGATACATGCCTTTTGTAAGTGCAGGAGAAACCCTTAAGCTGTCCGGAAAGTGGGTAAATCACCCGGATTACGGTGAACAGCTTAAGGTTGAAATGTATGAGAAAGTGCTGCCTAAAACCACAGATGATATAGAAAGATACCTGTCGTCGGGAATTATCAAAGGAGTAGGTCCCGCAACTGCCCGGAAAATAGTTGACAGGTTTGGAGAGGATGCTCTCGATATCATTCAGTATAATCCGGAACGCTTGTCGGAAATAAAAGGAATTAGTCTCGATAAAGCCATAGCTATTGGACAAGCCTTTGATGAACAGAGAGAGCTTAGGTCGGTGGTCATGTTTTTTCAACAGTATGGGATCAGCCCCACCTATGCCGCCAAAATATATAAAGTGTTTGGAGAAAATACCATAAATGAAATCAAGACAAACCCTTACAGGCTTGCTGATGAAGTGTTCGGAATAGGGTTTAAGAAGGCTGACAGGATAGCTATGAATCTTGGTATTGACCCAGTTTCCATTTACAGGATACGCAGCGGTATAAAATATGTCTTGTCCCAGGCTGCAGGCGCCGGGCATACATATTTGCCGGATGAAGATCTCAAAAAACATGCATCGGAGCTTCTGAATGTAAGGCTGGAGAGCATTGATGACGCCATGGCTTCCCTTTTGTTGGATAAATCTGTTTGTGTGGAAAGGGAGGAAAGCTTCAACAGGGTATACCTGAGTTCCTTTTACAACGCTGAAATCGGAGTAAGCAGGAGGCTGGCCGAACTTTCCATGGTAGATTTCAGCGGCAATCTGGATGGCTTTGAGGAAAGGATAGAGCGAATACAGAAGGAGGAAGGCATAGCACTGGCAGATATGCAGGTCACTGCCATCCGGGAAGCATTAACCGGTGGAGTGCTGGTTATTACCGGTGGCCCTGGTACTGGGAAAACTACCATCATTAAAAGCATCATAAAACTCCTTTCCCATGAAGGTTATGAGATCGCTTTGGCAGCTCCGACCGGCAGAGCGGCAAAAAGAATGTCCGAAGCTACCGGTCATGAGGCAAAAACCATCCATCGTCTTCTGGAAATCGGTTATATGGGGGAGGAAACAGAACTGGTTTTCCTTAAAAATGAAGAGAACCAGTTGGAAGCAGATGCGGTTATTATCGATGAAATGTCCATGGTGGACGTGCTTCTCATGAATCATCTGCTAAAGGCTATCAGGCCCGGAACCAGGCTTATACTGGTAGGAGATGCCGATCAACTTCCTTCTGTTGGAGCGGGAAACGTTTTGAAGGATATAATAGCAAGTAAAGTCATAAAGACGGTAAGACTTACAGAAATCTTCAGGCAGGCCGAAGAGAGCATGATAACCGTGAATGCCCATAGGATCAACAGAGGCGAATACCCATTCCTGAATAAGAAGGAAAAGGACTTCTTTTTCCTTCCCAGAAATAATGCCGACGATATACTTCGAACCATAGTGGATCTTTGCATAAGAAGACTGCCTAAAACCTATGGCTATGACCCGATGAAGCATATACAGGTTTTAACTCCCACACGGAAAGGGACTGTAGGAGTGACAAACCTTAATATAGAGCTTCAGAAAGCACTGAATCCCCCAAGTAAAGATAAAAACGAGAAAATATTCAGGGATTATATTTTCCGAGAAGGGGACAAGGTCATGCAGATAAAGAACAATTACAACCTCAGGTGGAAAAAAAGCTCCGACCCTGATATTGATGGGGTTGGGGTGTTTAATGGGGATGCCGGGATAATTCTAAAAATTAATAATGAAGAAGAATTTATAGAGGTGCTGTTTGAAGATGACAGGGTTGTAGAATATGATTACAGCATATTGGATGAAATTGAACCGGCTTTTGCAGTTACCGTCCACAAGAGCCAGGGCAGTGAATTTCCCGTTGTGATAATCCCATTGTATCCGGGACCTCAGATTCTTATGACCCGAAATCTTCTTTATACCGCCATCACCCGGGCTAAAAACCTTGTAATCCTTGTAGGTCAAGAAAGCACATTGAGGGATATGATCAATAATGAAAGGGAAACCTTGAGATATTCAGGACTTAAAGACAAGCTGGAAAACATTTTTCTTGGACCGCAAGGAGTGATGGACATGCTTGGCCATACCAGGAATATCCCTTAG
- a CDS encoding ComF family protein: protein MFSRLLNLIFPPKCIFCGGILDAGSDIFICDDCYLSIPFMKADYLGKSGNYCDSIICACEYTGVIKESLKRYKFYNKPGYYSTFGWILSEKIKKVTNFHKFDIIISVPLHKKREKTRGYNQSLLISRAVAKTLGIPECSWLLERVRDTHSQSLLGMRERHINIREAFRVTYASKVRDKEILLIDDILTTGSTVEECGRVLKECGAKHVTAAVIASGRKY, encoded by the coding sequence ATGTTCTCACGCCTGCTCAATCTGATATTTCCCCCGAAATGCATTTTTTGCGGAGGCATACTGGATGCCGGATCAGATATTTTTATATGCGATGACTGCTACCTCAGTATACCTTTCATGAAAGCTGATTATCTTGGCAAGAGTGGAAATTACTGCGATTCCATAATATGTGCCTGTGAATATACAGGAGTGATAAAGGAGTCTTTAAAAAGATATAAATTTTATAACAAGCCTGGCTATTACAGCACTTTCGGATGGATTTTGTCGGAAAAAATAAAAAAAGTGACAAATTTTCACAAATTTGATATAATTATAAGTGTACCTTTGCACAAGAAACGCGAGAAGACACGAGGCTATAACCAGTCTCTGTTGATTTCCAGGGCTGTAGCAAAAACACTCGGCATTCCTGAGTGCTCATGGCTCCTTGAAAGAGTCAGGGATACCCACAGCCAGAGCCTGTTGGGCATGCGTGAGAGGCATATAAACATCAGGGAAGCCTTTCGGGTCACCTATGCCAGCAAGGTGAGAGACAAGGAGATATTGCTGATTGATGATATCCTGACGACCGGAAGCACTGTCGAAGAATGCGGAAGAGTTTTGAAGGAGTGCGGAGCAAAGCATGTTACAGCAGCAGTGATTGCTTCTGGAAGGAAATATTAG
- the tilS gene encoding tRNA lysidine(34) synthetase TilS, which yields MLKDRILDTINKYKLIEKGEGVVVGVSGGPDSVCLLHVLNSLSENLKLRLFAVHINHMLRGEEADADQKYVESLCEKLGVPLYVRSFDIGGIAAREGISLEEAGREIRYREFDKISRDVGADKIAVAHNRNDQAETVLMNIMRGTGMDGLKGMDFKRGNIVRPLLEIDRKDIEEYCRIHSLNPRTDSSNLESLYTRNKIRLELIPHMSRLSGTDITESLFRMSRLIKEDSEFIEDAAIQAFCESTSAKDAGEICLDVEKLKKNPPAILKRVIRLAVREIKGNLKGIENVHVEKAVDLCINGQTGKQIHLPSGLKISKSYNVLKISKIKDLKKTPAFCEQVKIPGTTVVEHLDAVLTADILPNDGDFSFQGNVKNRSLVQFFDYNRLYDGIYIRNRKNGDVFKPYKSNGTKKLKEYFIDCKIPKEIRDEIPVIACGNEIVWIIGHKISDKFIVTENTKNILRLEYKCAK from the coding sequence ATGCTGAAAGATAGGATACTGGATACCATCAATAAGTATAAACTGATAGAAAAGGGAGAAGGTGTGGTCGTTGGTGTTTCCGGCGGCCCGGATTCCGTATGCCTTTTGCACGTATTGAATTCCCTTTCGGAAAACTTAAAGCTCAGGCTGTTTGCGGTTCATATAAACCATATGCTGCGCGGTGAAGAGGCAGATGCTGATCAGAAATATGTAGAAAGCTTGTGTGAAAAACTCGGGGTGCCTTTGTATGTGCGTTCCTTTGACATAGGTGGAATTGCTGCCCGGGAAGGCATTTCCCTTGAGGAAGCCGGCAGGGAAATCCGATACCGCGAGTTTGATAAAATATCCCGGGATGTGGGCGCTGATAAAATAGCTGTAGCCCATAACAGGAATGACCAGGCTGAGACCGTGCTTATGAATATTATGCGCGGTACAGGCATGGATGGACTGAAAGGGATGGATTTTAAACGTGGAAATATAGTCCGGCCCCTTTTGGAAATAGACAGAAAAGATATTGAGGAGTATTGCAGAATCCATTCGTTAAACCCCAGAACTGACAGCTCCAATCTGGAAAGCTTATATACAAGGAATAAGATACGTCTTGAATTGATACCGCATATGAGCAGGCTGTCCGGGACAGATATAACGGAAAGCCTTTTCAGGATGTCGAGACTTATCAAAGAGGATAGCGAGTTCATAGAAGATGCAGCAATTCAAGCTTTTTGTGAAAGCACTTCAGCAAAGGATGCCGGGGAAATATGTTTGGATGTTGAAAAGCTGAAGAAAAATCCCCCGGCAATATTAAAAAGAGTAATCCGCTTGGCAGTGAGGGAAATCAAGGGTAATCTGAAAGGCATTGAAAATGTGCATGTGGAAAAGGCTGTAGATCTGTGTATAAACGGTCAGACGGGAAAACAGATTCACCTTCCTTCCGGGCTTAAGATATCAAAGTCTTACAATGTTCTTAAGATATCCAAAATCAAAGACCTGAAGAAAACACCAGCCTTTTGCGAACAGGTTAAAATACCGGGTACGACTGTGGTTGAACATCTCGATGCTGTTCTCACCGCCGATATTTTGCCCAATGACGGAGATTTTTCATTCCAAGGAAATGTCAAAAACCGGTCCCTGGTTCAATTTTTTGATTATAATAGGCTCTATGATGGAATATATATCAGGAATAGAAAAAATGGTGATGTTTTTAAGCCATATAAATCCAATGGGACAAAAAAGCTTAAGGAATATTTCATTGATTGCAAAATTCCTAAAGAGATAAGAGATGAAATACCCGTCATTGCCTGCGGCAACGAAATAGTTTGGATAATCGGGCATAAAATAAGTGATAAATTTATAGTAACTGAAAATACTAAAAACATATTAAGGCTAGAATATAAATGCGCAAAGTAA
- the metK gene encoding methionine adenosyltransferase, producing the protein MGRRLFTSESVTEGHPDKICDQISDAVLDAILAKDPAARVACETAVTTGLVLVMGEITTNCYVDIPDIVRKTIREIGYDRAKYGFDAETCAVLTSIDGQSPDIAMGVDKALEAKTGEMTEDEINAIGAGDQGMMFGFACDETPELMPMPISLAHRIVKRLSSVRKDGTLPYLRPDGKSQVTVEYDGDKPVRIDTVLVSTQHGPEIDHDTIERDIIEKVIKPTLPESLVDDRTRFLVNPTGRFVVGGPQGDSGLTGRKIIVDTYGGYARHGGGAFSGKDPTKVDRSAAYAARYVAKNIVAAGLARKCEVQLAYAIGVARPVSIMIDTFGTGIIPEDKLVSLVNKHFDLRPAGIIKTLDLRRPIYRKTAAYGHFGRNDEDFTWEKTDKAEILRNEALHL; encoded by the coding sequence ATGGGAAGAAGATTATTTACTTCAGAATCAGTTACCGAAGGGCATCCGGATAAAATCTGCGATCAGATATCCGATGCCGTATTGGATGCAATTTTAGCAAAGGATCCGGCAGCGAGAGTAGCTTGTGAAACAGCTGTGACCACCGGCCTGGTGCTGGTTATGGGTGAGATAACCACCAATTGCTACGTGGATATACCTGATATCGTTAGAAAGACAATAAGAGAGATAGGTTATGATAGGGCAAAATACGGTTTTGATGCGGAAACGTGTGCTGTTCTGACCTCTATTGATGGTCAGTCTCCTGATATTGCCATGGGTGTGGACAAGGCATTGGAGGCTAAAACCGGGGAGATGACTGAAGATGAAATTAATGCCATAGGTGCCGGGGATCAGGGAATGATGTTCGGTTTCGCATGTGATGAAACTCCGGAACTAATGCCCATGCCGATTTCACTGGCTCATAGAATTGTGAAAAGATTGAGCAGCGTGAGAAAGGACGGAACCCTTCCCTATCTTCGCCCGGATGGTAAGTCCCAGGTGACAGTTGAATATGATGGGGACAAGCCTGTCAGAATAGACACCGTTCTGGTTTCCACCCAGCATGGCCCTGAAATTGACCATGATACCATCGAAAGAGATATAATAGAAAAGGTAATAAAGCCTACATTGCCGGAAAGTCTGGTTGACGACAGGACAAGGTTCCTCGTAAATCCTACGGGCAGGTTTGTTGTAGGTGGACCTCAGGGGGATTCAGGACTTACGGGAAGAAAGATAATTGTTGACACATACGGAGGCTATGCAAGGCATGGTGGAGGAGCATTTTCAGGAAAAGATCCCACCAAGGTGGACCGTTCAGCGGCTTATGCTGCCAGGTATGTGGCAAAAAATATAGTTGCTGCAGGTCTTGCCCGTAAATGTGAAGTCCAGCTGGCCTATGCCATAGGGGTTGCCAGGCCGGTATCCATAATGATTGATACTTTCGGGACAGGCATAATTCCGGAGGACAAGCTGGTGAGCCTGGTAAACAAGCATTTTGATCTCAGGCCTGCCGGCATAATTAAAACTCTGGACTTAAGGAGACCTATATACAGAAAGACAGCGGCATATGGGCACTTTGGAAGAAATGATGAAGACTTTACATGGGAGAAGACCGATAAGGCTGAGATTCTAAGAAACGAGGCCCTGCATTTATAA
- the ftsH gene encoding ATP-dependent zinc metalloprotease FtsH has protein sequence MKYFKGLSFYIVLFVIIIFVLMMLQGTDNPQEKNYSDLLTEINNSNVKTIVLQGNEATVEFVNNPDPDSRNRYLVNIPSVDSFTELVNDAVLNNKVKTFRYTPPPSPPWWVAILPTLGLIVVFVLFWVFFLQQSQGGGGNRVMSFGKSRAKMTTDDKRKITFDDVAGADEEKEELKEIVEFLKQPKKFVELGARIPKGVLLVGPPGTGKTLLAKAVSGEAGVPFFSISGSDFVEMFVGVGASRVRDLFEQAKKNAPCIVFIDEIDAVGRHRGAGLGGGHDEREQTLNQLLVEMDGFGVNEGVIILAATNRPDILDPALLRPGRFDRRVVVGLPDVKGREQILKVHARGKPLGDDVHLDELAKSTPGFTGADLENLLNEAALLAARKNKRQINMEEVKEATFKVVMGPEKKSRVMSEKEKRLTAYHEAGHAIAVKVVSTTDRVDRISIIPSGMAGGYTSFKPDEDKRYHTKSQLMESIVIALGGRAAEEIVLGEISTGASGDLKQANNVARSMITKYGMSEKLGNLIFGDENDEVFIGRDLAHSRNYSEEVAAAIDKEVKNIIDEAYQRSKTVLMENINKLHKLAEALLDKERIEGEEFEEIFANA, from the coding sequence TTGAAGTATTTCAAGGGATTAAGTTTTTATATAGTACTTTTCGTAATAATTATTTTTGTCCTTATGATGTTACAAGGTACTGATAATCCTCAAGAAAAAAATTATTCGGATCTGTTGACTGAAATAAACAATTCCAATGTAAAGACAATTGTGCTGCAGGGTAATGAGGCCACCGTAGAGTTTGTTAACAATCCGGATCCTGATTCAAGAAATAGGTATCTGGTAAATATACCATCCGTAGATTCGTTTACTGAATTGGTCAATGATGCGGTCTTGAATAACAAAGTGAAGACCTTTAGGTATACACCACCACCATCACCTCCGTGGTGGGTAGCTATACTGCCAACTTTAGGATTGATAGTGGTATTTGTGCTCTTTTGGGTGTTTTTTCTCCAGCAGTCCCAGGGTGGTGGAGGAAATAGGGTGATGTCCTTCGGCAAAAGCAGGGCTAAAATGACCACCGACGATAAAAGGAAGATAACCTTTGACGATGTTGCTGGTGCAGATGAGGAAAAAGAAGAGCTGAAGGAAATAGTTGAATTCCTTAAGCAGCCCAAGAAGTTTGTGGAACTGGGAGCCAGGATTCCCAAAGGCGTTCTGCTGGTGGGACCTCCCGGTACAGGAAAAACCTTGCTGGCAAAAGCAGTTTCAGGAGAAGCCGGGGTTCCGTTTTTCAGCATAAGCGGTTCGGACTTTGTGGAAATGTTCGTGGGTGTCGGTGCTTCCCGTGTAAGGGATTTGTTTGAACAAGCGAAGAAAAATGCTCCGTGCATTGTGTTCATAGACGAGATAGACGCAGTAGGAAGGCATAGAGGCGCTGGCTTAGGCGGTGGACATGATGAACGGGAGCAGACACTTAACCAGTTACTGGTGGAAATGGATGGTTTTGGAGTCAATGAAGGTGTTATAATACTGGCTGCTACAAACCGTCCTGATATTCTGGACCCTGCCCTTTTAAGACCTGGCAGATTCGACAGAAGAGTTGTAGTGGGACTGCCGGATGTAAAAGGAAGGGAGCAGATACTTAAAGTTCATGCGAGAGGAAAGCCTTTGGGAGACGATGTTCATCTGGATGAGCTTGCCAAGAGCACTCCCGGATTTACCGGAGCTGATCTGGAAAATCTCCTGAACGAAGCGGCTCTCCTGGCTGCAAGAAAGAACAAGCGTCAGATAAATATGGAAGAAGTCAAGGAAGCAACCTTTAAAGTAGTCATGGGCCCCGAAAAGAAGAGCAGGGTTATGAGCGAGAAAGAGAAGAGGCTTACGGCATATCATGAAGCCGGCCATGCTATAGCAGTAAAGGTAGTGTCCACTACCGACAGGGTGGACAGAATATCCATAATTCCTTCGGGAATGGCAGGAGGATATACCTCCTTCAAACCCGATGAAGACAAGAGATACCATACCAAGTCCCAGTTGATGGAGTCCATAGTGATTGCGCTGGGAGGAAGAGCAGCAGAAGAGATCGTGCTGGGAGAAATAAGCACAGGAGCTTCCGGAGATCTGAAGCAGGCTAATAACGTGGCAAGAAGCATGATAACCAAATATGGTATGAGCGAAAAACTTGGAAACCTCATTTTCGGAGATGAGAATGATGAAGTTTTCATCGGCCGCGATTTAGCTCATTCCAGGAATTACAGCGAGGAAGTTGCAGCCGCTATTGACAAGGAAGTCAAGAATATAATAGACGAAGCATATCAGAGGTCAAAGACTGTATTGATGGAAAACATAAATAAGCTGCATAAGCTTGCAGAAGCCCTTCTGGACAAGGAAAGAATCGAAGGGGAAGAGTTTGAAGAAATATTTGCAAATGCTTAG
- a CDS encoding MerR family transcriptional regulator, translating into MPDVRNCKRCGRVYNYIGGPPLCPVCRDEDEQEYKRVKEYLYEYPGATMTQVSTELNVSVEKIKRFLKEGRLEIVNDDPNFILQCEMCGKSIKTGRYCNACERELTSGFKKISDSFRPRRDDTLSRDLRIRYMSKDQKGKK; encoded by the coding sequence ATGCCGGATGTACGAAATTGCAAAAGGTGTGGAAGAGTATATAATTACATAGGAGGACCTCCGCTGTGTCCTGTTTGCAGGGATGAAGACGAGCAGGAATACAAGAGGGTAAAGGAGTACCTCTATGAGTACCCGGGAGCGACCATGACTCAAGTGTCGACGGAGCTCAACGTCAGCGTGGAGAAAATTAAGCGCTTCCTGAAAGAAGGCAGGCTTGAAATTGTAAATGACGACCCCAATTTTATACTTCAGTGTGAAATGTGTGGAAAATCGATAAAAACCGGACGCTACTGCAATGCGTGTGAAAGGGAGCTCACCAGCGGCTTTAAGAAAATATCGGACAGCTTTAGGCCAAGAAGGGATGATACCCTTTCACGAGATTTAAGGATTCGTTATATGTCAAAGGATCAAAAGGGTAAAAAATAA